Proteins from one Streptosporangium becharense genomic window:
- a CDS encoding ABC transporter permease, producing the protein MRWWTEAPRTARLAAVTLVLLGLAVLLVPPFARLDQQLVELRSAGLPPSLAHPFGTDQVGRDVLLRSVYGLRVSFLVGLVAALVSMVIGGLVGLAAGSLGGMPDRLLMRVVDGFNSVPHLLFGIFIVALFAPSPVAVVVSVGVTHWTTAARIIRSEVLSLRSRPFVEAAISGGAGRSRVIRRHLLPHLLPHLLLATVLMVPHAIWHETALSFLGLGLPAHLASLGNMISDGRHSLLVGDWWSSLVPGLFVLVPTLAVAVLAQYWRDRLSPRRRSELSL; encoded by the coding sequence ATGCGGTGGTGGACCGAGGCTCCGCGTACGGCGCGACTGGCCGCGGTGACGCTGGTCCTGCTGGGCCTGGCCGTGCTGCTGGTGCCGCCGTTCGCCCGGCTCGACCAGCAACTGGTCGAGCTGCGCTCGGCGGGGCTGCCGCCGTCCCTCGCGCACCCGTTCGGCACCGACCAGGTGGGCCGGGACGTGCTGTTGCGCTCCGTCTACGGCCTGCGCGTGTCGTTCCTGGTGGGCCTGGTCGCCGCGCTGGTCAGCATGGTGATCGGCGGCCTGGTGGGCCTGGCCGCGGGCAGCCTCGGCGGCATGCCCGACCGCCTGCTCATGCGGGTCGTCGACGGTTTCAACTCGGTGCCGCACCTGCTGTTCGGCATCTTCATCGTGGCGCTGTTCGCGCCGAGCCCGGTCGCGGTCGTCGTCTCGGTGGGCGTCACGCACTGGACGACGGCCGCCAGGATCATCCGCTCGGAGGTGCTGTCGCTGCGGTCACGGCCGTTCGTGGAGGCGGCGATCTCCGGCGGCGCGGGTCGTTCGCGGGTGATCCGCCGTCATCTGCTGCCCCACCTGCTGCCGCACCTGCTGCTGGCCACGGTGCTGATGGTGCCGCACGCGATCTGGCACGAGACCGCGCTGAGCTTCCTGGGCCTGGGGCTCCCCGCCCACCTGGCCTCGCTCGGCAACATGATCAGTGACGGACGGCACTCGCTGCTGGTCGGCGACTGGTGGTCGAGCCTGGTGCCCGGCCTGTTCGTGCTGGTCCCGACGCTGGCCGTGGCGGTGCTCGCGCAGTACTGGCGCGACCGGCTCAGCCCCCGCCGGCGATCGGAGCTGTCCCTGTGA
- a CDS encoding ABC transporter ATP-binding protein has product MNALVVEDLTVSFRIPGATVRAVTGACFEARPGRCLALVGESGCGKSVLAHALLGLLPGNASVSGKAWLEQGDERVELLGASQAVLARRVRGRSIGLIPQSPATHLTPVRTARAQLQEALRELGTPAAQVRERADVLAERYGLRPADLDRYPHELSGGMAQRVANAMALAGDPWLLLADEPTSGLDRPLVDRAMAALRGLCDEGRAVLLITHDLRAAEQVADDLAVMYAGRLVETGPAERVLNRPRHPYTAGLLDARPDRAFVPVPGMPPELTRLPDGCAFAPRCPAASPACGEPPPVADGVACHHPLERPLEAGRAQGQ; this is encoded by the coding sequence GTGAACGCGCTCGTGGTGGAGGATCTGACGGTCTCCTTCCGGATTCCGGGGGCGACCGTGCGGGCCGTGACCGGCGCCTGTTTCGAGGCGCGGCCCGGCCGCTGCCTGGCGCTGGTCGGTGAGTCCGGCTGCGGCAAGTCGGTGCTGGCGCACGCGCTGCTCGGCCTGCTGCCCGGCAACGCCTCGGTCTCCGGGAAGGCGTGGCTGGAGCAGGGGGACGAGCGGGTGGAGCTGCTCGGTGCCTCGCAGGCCGTGCTGGCGCGGCGGGTGCGCGGCCGCTCGATCGGGTTGATCCCGCAGAGCCCGGCCACCCATCTCACCCCGGTGCGGACCGCGCGAGCGCAGTTGCAGGAGGCGCTGCGGGAGCTGGGCACGCCCGCCGCGCAGGTCAGGGAGCGGGCGGACGTCCTCGCCGAACGGTACGGGCTGCGACCGGCCGACCTCGACCGTTACCCACACGAGTTGTCGGGGGGCATGGCCCAGCGGGTGGCCAACGCGATGGCGCTGGCCGGGGACCCGTGGCTGTTGCTGGCCGACGAGCCGACGAGCGGGCTGGACCGGCCGCTGGTCGACCGGGCGATGGCGGCGCTGCGCGGGCTGTGCGACGAGGGCAGGGCCGTGCTGCTGATCACCCACGACCTGCGCGCGGCCGAGCAGGTGGCCGACGACCTGGCGGTGATGTACGCCGGCCGTCTGGTCGAGACCGGGCCCGCCGAGCGGGTCCTGAACCGCCCCCGTCACCCGTACACCGCCGGGCTCCTCGACGCCCGGCCGGACCGGGCGTTCGTCCCCGTCCCCGGGATGCCGCCCGAGCTGACCCGGCTGCCGGACGGCTGTGCCTTCGCCCCGCGCTGCCCGGCGGCGAGCCCCGCCTGCGGGGAACCGCCGCCGGTGGCGGACGGCGTGGCCTGTCACCACCCACTGGAGCGTCCCCTGGAGGCCGGCCGTGCTCAAGGCCAGTGA
- a CDS encoding ABC transporter ATP-binding protein, with product MLKASDVTVRYGRQTVLDRVGFTLEPGRVTGLGGPSGCGKSTLARVLALMLRPASGTVTLDGHPVRGWRQRADRELRISVALVYQQPRLAVDPRLTLTEIIAEPRAAVGRPDPERTGELAAEVGLTPDLLTRRPHEVSDGQLQRACLARALSLEPRYLICDEMTTMLDASTQAHLVAVVNAYRERTGAGVLAISHDDVLLGRWADSVTTFGRFGG from the coding sequence GTGCTCAAGGCCAGTGACGTCACCGTCAGGTACGGCAGGCAGACGGTGCTGGACCGGGTCGGCTTCACCCTGGAGCCGGGCCGGGTGACCGGTCTGGGCGGGCCCAGCGGCTGCGGCAAGTCGACGCTGGCGCGGGTGCTGGCACTGATGCTCCGGCCCGCCTCGGGCACGGTGACGCTGGACGGCCACCCCGTACGGGGCTGGCGGCAACGCGCCGACCGGGAGCTGCGCATCTCGGTGGCGCTGGTCTACCAGCAGCCGCGGCTCGCGGTGGACCCCCGGCTGACGCTGACCGAGATCATCGCCGAGCCGCGGGCCGCGGTGGGCAGGCCGGATCCGGAACGGACGGGCGAGCTGGCCGCCGAGGTCGGCCTCACCCCCGACCTGCTGACCCGGCGTCCGCACGAGGTCTCCGACGGCCAGCTCCAGCGGGCCTGCCTGGCAAGGGCTCTCTCGCTGGAACCGCGCTACCTGATCTGCGATGAGATGACCACGATGCTGGACGCCTCCACCCAGGCCCACCTGGTGGCGGTCGTCAACGCCTACCGGGAGCGGACCGGCGCCGGTGTGCTGGCCATCAGCCACGACGACGTCCTGCTGGGCCGCTGGGCCGACTCCGTCACGACGTTCGGCCGGTTCGGCGGTTGA
- a CDS encoding CBS domain-containing protein, translated as MLIGRILQHKGTEVTTVRPDVTVAELLAVLADNNIGAVVVSEDGSSIAGIVSERDIVRRLHDRGAGVLDAPVSSIMTAEVRTCSLDADVDELRHTMTTHRIRHVPVMRDGGLAGIVSIGDVVKSAIEELETEKAYLVDYLHR; from the coding sequence ATGCTGATCGGTAGGATTCTGCAGCACAAGGGAACCGAGGTGACGACCGTCCGTCCCGACGTGACGGTCGCCGAACTCCTGGCCGTCCTGGCGGACAACAACATCGGTGCCGTGGTGGTGTCCGAGGACGGCTCGTCGATCGCCGGCATCGTCTCCGAGCGTGACATCGTGCGCCGGCTCCACGACCGCGGCGCGGGCGTGCTGGACGCCCCGGTGTCGTCCATCATGACGGCCGAGGTCCGCACCTGCTCTCTCGACGCCGACGTCGACGAGCTGCGACACACCATGACCACGCACCGGATCCGGCACGTGCCGGTCATGCGGGACGGCGGGCTGGCCGGGATCGTGAGCATCGGCGACGTGGTCAAGAGCGCCATCGAGGAACTGGAGACCGAGAAGGCGTACCTGGTCGACTACCTCCACCGCTGA
- a CDS encoding PucR family transcriptional regulator, with the protein MGTRDVTEEEVRRIMRLAAQRLMGRLPELADELTAKIRDTDEAYRRMVPTDDHWQSVYDAMHHGIGAILLPRSERRDVPQAEKTARRRAEQGLPMDSLLRSYRLSAEVMWDALIDVVTEEELENLPVLTRSATKVWHAIDRQAIAAADAYRRREAEMFGRTAERVQSLLDALLRDRADAALVRSAAAALDLPERGRYAVVVTRLPGRSDHGDEAVRPAALGAMRLLWRMRPDDEVSVVLLHDAGADDLTRELRPHVAGYAGISPVVEGLAELGRARRLAELALRTCVGEGPQIVRLEDRLPAALVVSQPELAGHLSAAVLRPILALDQADREVLLGTLEVWLRCEGSAVRAAGQLYCHRNTVFNRIRRIEQLTGRSLSRPLDIVELALALDAVRLLPAT; encoded by the coding sequence ATGGGGACTCGCGACGTCACCGAGGAAGAAGTGCGCAGGATCATGCGTCTGGCCGCCCAGCGGCTGATGGGACGGCTCCCCGAGCTGGCCGACGAGCTCACCGCGAAGATCCGCGACACCGACGAGGCGTACCGCCGGATGGTGCCCACCGACGACCACTGGCAGAGCGTCTACGACGCCATGCACCACGGCATCGGCGCGATCCTGCTGCCCCGGTCCGAGCGGCGCGACGTGCCGCAGGCGGAGAAGACGGCGCGGCGCAGAGCGGAGCAGGGCCTGCCCATGGACTCGCTGCTGCGCAGCTACCGGCTCTCCGCCGAGGTGATGTGGGACGCCCTCATCGACGTGGTCACCGAGGAGGAGCTGGAGAACCTGCCGGTGCTGACCCGCAGCGCCACCAAGGTGTGGCACGCCATCGACCGGCAGGCCATCGCCGCCGCGGACGCCTACCGCAGGCGGGAGGCGGAGATGTTCGGCCGCACAGCCGAGCGGGTGCAGTCGCTGCTCGACGCGCTCCTGCGGGACCGGGCCGACGCCGCCCTGGTCCGCAGCGCGGCCGCCGCGCTGGACCTGCCCGAACGCGGCCGGTACGCGGTGGTCGTCACCCGGCTGCCCGGCCGCTCCGACCACGGGGACGAGGCCGTGCGACCGGCCGCCCTGGGGGCGATGCGGCTGCTGTGGCGGATGCGTCCCGACGACGAGGTGTCGGTGGTCCTGCTGCACGACGCGGGTGCCGACGACCTGACCCGTGAGCTGCGTCCGCACGTCGCCGGGTACGCGGGGATCAGCCCGGTGGTCGAGGGCCTGGCCGAGCTGGGCCGTGCCCGCCGGCTCGCCGAGCTGGCCCTGCGGACCTGCGTGGGGGAGGGGCCGCAGATCGTCAGGCTGGAGGACAGGCTGCCGGCGGCACTGGTGGTCAGCCAGCCGGAGCTGGCCGGTCACCTCAGCGCGGCTGTGCTCCGGCCCATCCTCGCCCTCGACCAGGCCGACCGGGAGGTGCTGCTGGGCACCCTGGAGGTGTGGCTGCGGTGCGAGGGCTCGGCCGTACGCGCCGCCGGGCAGCTGTACTGCCATCGCAACACGGTCTTCAACCGCATCCGCCGCATCGAGCAGCTCACCGGCCGTTCGCTGTCGCGTCCCCTGGACATCGTGGAGCTCGCCCTGGCCCTCGACGCGGTGCGGCTGCTGCCGGCGACCTGA
- a CDS encoding ABC transporter ATP-binding protein — MDVHDPRPPEGSGLIVRDLAVSYGPVAALRGVSLEVPRGSIVTVLGGNGAGKSTLLRAVSGTLGFHRGGVTAGEVRFDGARLSGTAASSVVAAGVVQVPEGRRVFARMTVEENLRAGALGARDRRAAAESRDRVLTLFPVLAERARQRAGLLSGGEQQMLAIGRALMARPRMLLLDEPTLGLAPMMAARIAETVREINGQGTTVLLVEQNAAMALSLASHAYVLEVGEVVLSGPAGELAASDEVRRRYLGVEDDGDDGNGGGGDGGPAARTSGGARRDLSASPRPVLARWSA; from the coding sequence ATGGACGTGCACGACCCTCGCCCCCCCGAGGGCTCCGGGCTGATCGTCAGGGACCTGGCGGTGAGCTACGGCCCGGTCGCCGCCCTGCGGGGGGTGTCGCTGGAGGTTCCGCGCGGCTCGATCGTCACCGTGCTCGGCGGCAACGGGGCGGGCAAGTCCACCCTGCTGCGCGCCGTGTCGGGCACGCTCGGCTTCCACCGGGGCGGGGTGACCGCGGGTGAGGTCCGCTTCGACGGGGCGAGACTGTCCGGGACGGCCGCCTCGTCCGTCGTGGCCGCCGGCGTCGTCCAGGTCCCCGAGGGCCGCCGGGTGTTCGCACGGATGACGGTCGAGGAGAACCTGCGGGCCGGCGCGCTCGGCGCGCGCGACCGGCGGGCGGCGGCCGAGTCCAGGGACCGCGTGCTGACGCTCTTCCCGGTGCTGGCCGAACGTGCCCGGCAGCGCGCGGGCCTGCTGTCCGGGGGCGAGCAGCAGATGCTCGCCATCGGCCGCGCTCTGATGGCCCGGCCGAGGATGCTCCTGCTGGACGAGCCCACCCTGGGCCTGGCCCCGATGATGGCGGCCAGGATCGCCGAGACCGTCCGCGAGATCAACGGCCAGGGCACGACGGTCCTCCTGGTGGAGCAGAACGCCGCGATGGCGCTGTCCCTGGCCTCCCACGCGTACGTGCTGGAGGTGGGCGAGGTGGTGCTGTCCGGCCCGGCCGGCGAGCTCGCCGCCAGCGACGAGGTACGCCGCCGCTACCTGGGCGTCGAGGACGACGGCGACGACGGGAACGGCGGGGGTGGGGACGGCGGACCGGCCGCGCGCACCTCGGGCGGTGCCCGCCGGGACCTTTCGGCGTCCCCGCGACCGGTCCTGGCGAGGTGGTCGGCGTGA
- a CDS encoding ABC transporter ATP-binding protein yields the protein MDISVPRLEVRDVTVRFAGLTALDAVGFTVEPGSLHAVIGPNGAGKSTCFNVLSGVYRASAGSVRFGDAELTALAPHRIAALGVARTFQNIALSPHLSVRDNLMLGRHRLTRAGFLAAGLRLPSARREAAAHGERVAEIAAFVGIAGRLATPVGLLPYGVQKRVELARALCMEPRLLLLDEPVAGMNGGERRDMAELVVAVRESLGISILLVEHDMGMVMRLADTVTVLDFGRRIAGGPPGEVQRDPEVVRAYLGAAAEDGTRENAS from the coding sequence ATGGACATCTCCGTCCCCCGGCTGGAGGTCCGGGACGTCACCGTGCGCTTCGCCGGCCTCACCGCGCTGGACGCGGTCGGCTTCACCGTCGAACCGGGCAGCCTGCACGCGGTGATCGGGCCCAACGGGGCGGGCAAGTCGACCTGCTTCAACGTCCTGTCGGGCGTCTACCGCGCCTCGGCGGGCAGCGTACGGTTCGGCGACGCGGAACTGACCGCCCTCGCCCCGCACCGCATCGCCGCGCTCGGCGTGGCGCGCACCTTCCAGAACATCGCCCTCTCCCCCCACCTGTCGGTGCGTGACAACCTGATGCTCGGCCGGCACCGGCTGACCCGGGCGGGGTTCCTGGCGGCCGGGCTACGGCTGCCGTCCGCCCGGCGCGAGGCCGCCGCGCACGGCGAGCGGGTCGCCGAGATCGCGGCGTTCGTCGGAATCGCCGGTCGGCTGGCCACCCCCGTCGGGCTGCTGCCGTACGGGGTGCAGAAACGGGTGGAGCTGGCGCGGGCACTGTGCATGGAGCCGCGGCTGCTGCTGCTCGACGAGCCCGTGGCCGGCATGAACGGCGGCGAGCGGCGCGACATGGCCGAGCTCGTCGTCGCGGTGCGGGAGAGCCTCGGCATCTCGATCCTGCTGGTCGAGCACGACATGGGGATGGTCATGCGCCTGGCCGACACCGTGACGGTCCTGGACTTCGGCCGGCGCATCGCCGGCGGGCCGCCCGGCGAGGTCCAGCGCGACCCCGAGGTCGTCCGCGCCTACCTGGGCGCCGCGGCCGAGGACGGCACCCGGGAGAACGCATCATGA
- a CDS encoding branched-chain amino acid ABC transporter permease, producing MITFLELLANGLSVGAVYALIALGFVIIFKATEVVNFAHASLLLVGGYVVARAHPSVGFWAALALGVAAAAVVGALIEFLVIRRAKVSSHGVLAIVTIGVDIVLTTELTRRIGTEVLALGDPWRDRVLHLGPVAIAQTRVVALAVAVVLIAAFLLAFKYTGWGVAMRATAEDPETAALMGVRRERVSMGAWAVAGALAAVAALFLCVFPTPGLDRSTTFAAMKAFPAAILGGLDSTTGALAGGLIIGVVEAMMSGYQNDLAFLGRGIGDVAPFLVMIVVLLIRPAGLFGTRELARV from the coding sequence ATGATCACTTTCCTCGAGCTCCTGGCGAACGGGCTCTCCGTCGGAGCCGTCTACGCACTGATCGCGCTCGGCTTCGTCATCATCTTCAAGGCCACCGAGGTGGTGAACTTCGCGCACGCCTCGCTGCTGCTGGTCGGCGGCTACGTGGTCGCCAGGGCTCACCCGTCCGTCGGCTTCTGGGCGGCCCTGGCGCTGGGCGTCGCCGCGGCGGCCGTCGTGGGTGCGCTGATCGAGTTCTTGGTCATCCGGCGGGCGAAGGTCTCCTCGCACGGCGTCCTCGCGATCGTGACGATCGGCGTCGACATCGTGCTGACGACCGAGCTCACCCGCCGGATAGGCACCGAGGTGCTCGCCCTGGGCGACCCGTGGCGCGACCGGGTGCTGCACCTGGGACCGGTCGCCATCGCGCAGACCCGCGTGGTCGCGCTGGCGGTGGCGGTGGTCCTCATCGCCGCGTTCCTGCTGGCGTTCAAGTACACCGGCTGGGGCGTCGCCATGCGCGCCACCGCGGAGGACCCCGAGACCGCCGCCCTGATGGGCGTGCGGCGCGAACGGGTCTCCATGGGGGCCTGGGCGGTCGCCGGGGCGCTCGCCGCCGTGGCCGCCCTGTTCCTGTGCGTCTTCCCCACCCCCGGGCTGGACCGCAGCACGACCTTCGCCGCGATGAAGGCGTTCCCCGCGGCGATCCTCGGCGGGCTCGACTCCACCACGGGAGCGCTGGCCGGCGGGCTGATCATCGGGGTCGTCGAGGCCATGATGAGCGGCTACCAGAACGACCTGGCCTTCCTCGGCAGGGGCATCGGCGACGTCGCGCCGTTCCTCGTGATGATCGTGGTCCTGCTCATCCGCCCCGCGGGGCTGTTCGGGACGAGGGAGCTGGCACGTGTCTAA
- a CDS encoding branched-chain amino acid ABC transporter permease, translating to MSKKVILCCAALVAAVAVPFYLEGFWLQAGLFAMSAAIGAIGINLLTGATGQLSMGHAFFLAVGAYSYVYFAAEPEGGAHGLGGLGLPAPLAALLAVLAAGVAGGLFSPIAGRLKGAYLGIATLALIFLGQHVLFNAEPVTGGYNGRAVPPMELFGFVFADSPELVVAQVPFGALERLWFLGIALLAGAALFARGVLRGRPGRAMNTIRDHEIAAGVMGVPVARYRAGVFVLSSMYGGLAGVLIALVFQRTVPDYFGLLLSLDYLAMIVIGGLGSVAGAVTGAVFISMLPQLLSRYSDALPLVAEPGSGGVTPAEAARLLYGAAVVVTVLFLPGGLAGLAARLRQATTRRAASPAGHPASLSPSPAPDARN from the coding sequence GTGTCTAAGAAGGTCATCCTCTGCTGCGCCGCCCTGGTCGCCGCGGTCGCGGTGCCGTTCTACCTGGAGGGCTTCTGGCTGCAGGCCGGGCTGTTCGCGATGTCGGCGGCGATCGGGGCGATCGGCATCAACCTGCTGACCGGGGCGACCGGCCAGCTGTCCATGGGACACGCGTTCTTCCTGGCCGTCGGCGCCTACTCCTACGTCTACTTCGCCGCCGAGCCCGAAGGCGGCGCGCACGGCCTGGGCGGCCTCGGCCTGCCCGCCCCCCTGGCGGCGCTGCTCGCGGTGCTCGCCGCGGGCGTGGCCGGCGGGCTGTTCAGCCCCATCGCGGGGCGCCTGAAAGGCGCCTACCTCGGCATCGCCACCCTCGCGCTGATCTTCCTCGGTCAGCACGTGCTGTTCAACGCCGAACCGGTGACCGGTGGCTACAACGGGCGGGCAGTGCCACCGATGGAGCTGTTCGGGTTCGTCTTCGCCGACTCCCCGGAGCTGGTGGTGGCCCAGGTGCCGTTCGGCGCGCTGGAACGGCTGTGGTTCCTCGGGATCGCCCTGCTGGCCGGTGCCGCGCTGTTCGCCCGGGGGGTGCTGCGAGGCCGTCCCGGGCGGGCCATGAACACCATCCGCGACCACGAGATCGCCGCCGGGGTGATGGGCGTGCCCGTGGCCCGCTACCGGGCCGGGGTGTTCGTGCTGTCGTCCATGTACGGCGGGCTGGCCGGGGTCCTGATCGCCCTGGTCTTCCAGCGCACCGTCCCGGACTACTTCGGCCTGCTGCTCTCTCTCGACTACCTGGCGATGATCGTCATCGGCGGGCTCGGCTCGGTCGCGGGTGCGGTGACCGGAGCGGTCTTCATCTCGATGCTGCCCCAGTTGCTCAGCCGCTACAGCGACGCCCTGCCGCTGGTGGCCGAGCCCGGCTCCGGCGGGGTGACGCCCGCCGAGGCCGCGCGGCTCCTGTACGGGGCCGCCGTCGTCGTCACCGTCCTCTTCCTGCCCGGCGGGCTGGCCGGCCTCGCCGCCCGGCTCCGCCAGGCCACCACCCGCCGCGCCGCCTCCCCGGCCGGGCACCCGGCCTCGCTCTCCCCCTCTCCCGCCCCCGACGCAAGGAACTGA
- a CDS encoding ABC transporter substrate-binding protein, translating to MSIPRNPARRIAAFAVLALALAGCASQKATGGAADPSAVGGDGVKTGPGVTADKISIGLMTDLTGPYASFGKSLTQAQQLYFEQTNAAGGVCGRQLEAVVRDHGYDAQKAVAAYTEIGPKVVALAHVVGSPMVNAIKQRIETDQMLTIPQAWATGLLGSKPIQVTATTYDIDMINGVDFLAKEKGIKSGDKIGHLYFEGDYGESALNGSKYAAEKLGLKIVEQKIKATDQDMSAQVAAFKAEGVKAVLVSVGPKQTASLVGVSLAKGMDVPFVGSNSAYSPQLLPTPAGPALLKDFYYMTGGAPISSDRPAMKKLAADYAAKYPDTPIDSGVSSGYAAAAIVVDALKKACEGKDLTRAGVVGAHRSQSAWGEQFGTTMDFTRFDKPASLLSYVAKPDKAALGGAVIFKEAAASDLAKEYQVPVG from the coding sequence ATGTCGATCCCCCGAAATCCGGCCCGCCGGATCGCCGCGTTCGCCGTCCTGGCCCTGGCCCTGGCCGGATGCGCCAGCCAGAAGGCCACCGGAGGCGCGGCCGACCCCTCCGCCGTCGGCGGGGACGGCGTGAAGACCGGCCCCGGCGTCACCGCCGACAAGATCTCCATCGGTCTCATGACCGACCTCACCGGCCCGTACGCCTCCTTCGGCAAGAGCCTCACCCAGGCGCAGCAGCTCTACTTCGAGCAGACCAACGCCGCCGGCGGCGTGTGCGGACGGCAACTGGAGGCCGTGGTGCGCGACCACGGGTACGACGCGCAGAAGGCCGTGGCCGCCTACACCGAGATCGGCCCCAAGGTGGTGGCGCTGGCCCACGTGGTGGGGTCGCCCATGGTCAACGCGATCAAGCAGCGCATCGAGACCGACCAGATGCTCACCATCCCGCAGGCATGGGCGACCGGACTGCTCGGCAGCAAGCCCATCCAGGTCACCGCGACCACCTACGACATCGACATGATCAACGGGGTGGACTTCCTGGCCAAGGAGAAGGGGATCAAGTCCGGGGACAAGATCGGGCACCTGTACTTCGAGGGCGACTACGGCGAGAGCGCGCTGAACGGCTCCAAGTACGCCGCGGAGAAGCTCGGCCTGAAGATCGTGGAGCAGAAGATCAAGGCCACCGACCAGGACATGAGCGCTCAGGTGGCCGCCTTCAAGGCCGAAGGCGTCAAGGCCGTGCTGGTCTCGGTCGGCCCCAAGCAGACCGCCTCGCTCGTCGGCGTCTCCCTCGCCAAGGGCATGGACGTGCCGTTCGTCGGCAGCAACTCCGCCTACTCCCCGCAGTTGCTGCCCACCCCGGCCGGGCCCGCGCTGCTGAAGGACTTCTACTACATGACGGGCGGCGCCCCGATCAGCTCCGACCGGCCCGCCATGAAGAAACTGGCCGCCGACTATGCGGCGAAATACCCGGACACGCCCATCGACAGCGGCGTCTCCTCCGGCTACGCGGCGGCGGCGATCGTCGTCGACGCGCTCAAGAAGGCCTGCGAGGGCAAGGACCTCACCCGGGCCGGCGTGGTCGGCGCACACCGCAGCCAGTCCGCGTGGGGCGAGCAGTTCGGCACGACGATGGACTTCACCCGGTTCGACAAGCCCGCCTCGCTGCTGTCCTACGTCGCCAAACCCGACAAGGCCGCCCTGGGCGGCGCGGTGATCTTCAAGGAGGCCGCCGCGTCCGACCTGGCCAAGGAGTACCAGGTTCCGGTCGGCTGA
- a CDS encoding aminopeptidase P family protein yields MTEKLNTGSHDLPVSDALAAFMSTGWADTHRDDLAPLPQAAYTAKRRTALAARFPGERLVIPSGTLKARSNDDDYRFRAHSAFAYLTGAQEPDHVLVVEPSGEATLFLRPRSPRSAPGTAGQEFYRDRRYGEFWVGRRADLAEAETLYQIDCAPIDRLDGVLGGPARVLRGVDASVDARITPHDGDAELESFLSEMRLVKDEWEIAELQFAVDATTRGFEDVVRALPAALGHRRGERYLEGVFGLRSRLEGNAVGYQSIVASGANACVLHWIRNDARLNEDELLLLDAGVETDHLYTADITRTLPLSGRFTPIQRQVYELVYEAQDAAIATLRPGASFRDFHRTAMRVIAEGLHDWGVLKIGVDEAMEPGNGLYRRYTLCSSGHMLGLDVHDCARARAETYLDGVLEEGQVLTVEPGLYLQPDDLTLPPELRGIGVRIEDDLVITADGARLMSSGLPRHPDEVEGWMAALR; encoded by the coding sequence ATGACCGAGAAACTGAACACCGGCAGCCACGACCTTCCGGTGTCCGACGCCCTCGCCGCGTTCATGAGCACCGGCTGGGCCGACACGCACCGCGACGACCTGGCGCCCCTCCCCCAGGCCGCCTACACCGCCAAACGCCGCACCGCGCTCGCCGCCCGCTTCCCCGGCGAACGGCTCGTCATCCCGTCCGGCACGCTCAAGGCACGCAGCAACGACGACGACTACCGGTTCCGGGCACACAGCGCGTTCGCCTACCTCACCGGCGCCCAGGAACCCGACCACGTCCTGGTCGTCGAGCCCTCCGGCGAGGCCACGCTGTTCCTGCGTCCGCGCTCACCCCGTTCCGCACCCGGCACGGCCGGGCAGGAGTTCTACCGCGACCGCCGCTACGGCGAGTTCTGGGTGGGCCGCCGCGCCGACCTGGCCGAGGCCGAGACGCTGTACCAGATCGACTGCGCGCCGATCGACCGCTTGGACGGGGTGCTCGGCGGGCCCGCGCGGGTCCTGCGCGGGGTCGACGCCTCGGTGGACGCGCGGATCACGCCCCACGACGGCGACGCGGAGCTGGAGTCGTTCCTCTCCGAGATGCGACTGGTGAAGGACGAGTGGGAGATCGCCGAGCTGCAGTTCGCGGTCGACGCGACCACCCGCGGCTTCGAGGACGTGGTGCGGGCCCTGCCGGCCGCCCTCGGCCACCGGCGCGGCGAGCGCTACCTGGAGGGGGTCTTCGGCCTGCGTTCCCGCTTGGAGGGCAACGCCGTCGGGTACCAGAGCATCGTGGCCTCCGGCGCCAACGCGTGTGTGCTGCACTGGATCCGCAACGACGCAAGGCTGAACGAGGACGAGCTGCTGCTCCTCGACGCCGGCGTGGAGACCGACCACCTCTACACCGCCGACATCACCAGGACCCTGCCGCTGTCCGGGCGGTTCACCCCGATCCAGCGGCAGGTCTACGAGCTGGTCTACGAGGCCCAGGACGCGGCCATCGCCACCCTGCGGCCTGGCGCCAGCTTCCGTGACTTCCACCGCACGGCCATGCGGGTCATCGCGGAGGGCCTGCACGACTGGGGTGTGCTGAAGATCGGCGTCGACGAGGCGATGGAACCCGGAAACGGCCTGTACCGGCGCTACACCCTGTGCAGCAGCGGCCACATGCTCGGCCTCGACGTGCACGACTGCGCGCGCGCACGGGCGGAGACCTACCTGGACGGGGTGCTGGAGGAAGGACAGGTGCTCACCGTCGAGCCCGGCCTCTACCTGCAGCCCGACGACCTGACCCTCCCCCCGGAGCTGCGCGGCATCGGCGTGCGCATCGAGGACGACCTCGTCATCACCGCCGACGGGGCCCGCCTCATGTCGTCCGGCCTGCCACGCCACCCGGACGAGGTCGAGGGGTGGATGGCCGCGCTGCGTTGA